Proteins encoded in a region of the Anopheles aquasalis chromosome 2, idAnoAquaMG_Q_19, whole genome shotgun sequence genome:
- the LOC126571643 gene encoding centrosome-associated zinc finger protein CP190, whose translation MSKMTRYSEAKSVKVDNWGVFFLQKLQNFFNKTDHCDLTLQFNDNSQLKVHRLVLSACTDYFNHLESVCEMYDDVLIMPMDLQADVIVPIVNFMYTGTLEFQYTMYERLLKTATDMNMTVLLKLLEAHRQTSRISKQPVLLNKQAPRAGVPIARPATTYHPNAPRPAASTVATRSNAALKPRLPVMRQQISPGSGKDTPESGTLVAKYGHAKESKSGPSRFDDTDLSEGLEGHFDDISYESKPLLTAVQVKKEDEPSPFEKLRKGYTNTNVAKRASGGTITSPPAKKPNLEEVKEFTEAARLRSQLNTDDDDSPDYVDDDTHFNDDDDEDYQPPASLKSALAKSQANKQIVVKQETKSPSAMASSMKQITVKDESGNVDHAKIISEVLKKYPHLVKQNKNIKLKIMQKMPSGSNQAAGSGAQAGSSKVEIRTATPLKQDISMVRKATASIRSEQLLKPGSTTASGSAAAAAAVGGGRGGGNNSSKSATTTATATKPNPPKTIDAKTMHALIAKGAENMTGPWLCLRCGINGRPISIPSYKAFRNHLLVKHKERIDARICEHCGWRAETRNPHLVYHWFVEHGIKPPVKFPTCSECDHVAMTNGALKQHVEETHQQERQHCIYCNKVFEKELDLYYHMKEQHRERARSDGVLDFSEDEDEFQEGREESPPAHRPAEGKIKILSNITLPLKANTLPFVIDTAQSQTVSQIGGKGSSEAEALSNVASGIATSLRLVGDTGVVIDDPNYQNEFIEAELASVHGENAATISAENTGVITKLLSEDGTEIQLTPSQREDIISQLQINSANVVMMNEVKFADGSTLQINDGMQIVESAADTDGAVAGGNQNIMLVYSDSATDAGTEDRKTNSTNHEEDAPSEDDENSQNSAALSEKASSSIDKPANEESSVAPEEEEESQESRKTDVSGKEEVGEEDDTAEDVDMLPADTSFESSEPVKPTTKAGTSDNKKVENQKQHKEDAEEERHRSDKLKLISELEGDWSEDTEEQSTASVSTAPAAKAESKQSASDDSTENRSNKKGASTVEKKSVSAVVGTSSSSKKPSTSEKDKKKEDKPSVSNPDKKPVASESPAGKEIDKLLDEWSNEPGSKQDDSDTETELGKKTPKAAGGSIKTEKEKIKQEHEDQNENDDDSKAMETDEVEDAPASKSSDVEKASKTSPSTVDTDDATSAKKSDASSKAATAKKLENVKTEDEEEDQDEEDKEKVSKSKDVNSLLGEWDEDDEL comes from the exons ATGAGCAAGATGACGCGCTACAGCGAGGCCAAGTCCGTGAAGGTGGACAACTGGGGCGTGTTCTTTCTGCAGAAGCTGCAAAATTTCTTCAACAAGACCGATCACTGCGACCTCACGCTGCAGTTCAACGACAACTCGCAGCTCAAGGTCCACAGGCTGGTGCTGTCCGCCTGCACAGACTACTTCAACCATCTGGAGAGCGTCTGCGAGATGTACGACGATGTGCTCATCATGCCCATGGACCTGCAGGCGGATGTCATCGTCCCGATTGTCAACTTCATGTACACCGGCACCCTAGAGTTTCAGTATACCATGTACGAGCGACTGCTGAAGACGGCCACGGATATGAACATGACCGTGTTGTTGAAGCTGCTCGAGGCCCACCGCCAAACGTCGCGCATCTCCAAACAGCCAGTATTGCTCAATAAGCAGGCGCCAAGGGCCGGTGTGCCGATTGCTCGGCCAGCAACGACCTACCACCCCAATGCTCCGCGTCCTGCCGCCAGTACCGTCGCGACTCGATCTAATGCTGCACTGAAACCACGTCTGCCGGTAATGCGACAACAGATAAGCCCCGGGAGTGGTAAGGATACGCCGGAATCGGGCACACTGGTGGCAAAGTACGGCCACGCAAAGGAATCCAAGTCGGGACCGTCACGCTTCGATGACACCGATCTCTCCGAGGGTTTAGAGGGACATTTCGATGACATCTCTTATGAGAGCAAGCCACTGCTGACGGCTGTTCAGGTAAAAAAGGAGGATGAACCATCACCCTTTGAGAAGCTGCGCAAAGGCTACACCAACACCAATGTGGCAAAGCGGGCTTCCGGTGGAACCATTACCTCACCGCCCGCCAAGAAACCCAATCTGGAAGAGGTCAAGGAGTTCACCGAGGCAGCCCGGCTACGCAGCCAACTGaacacggacgacgacgactcaccGGACTATGTCGATGATGATACGCATTttaacgatgacgacgatgaagattATCAGCCCCCGGCCTCGCTCAAGTCAGCCCTGGCCAAATCACAGGCGAACAAGCAGATTGTCGTCAAGCAGGAAACTAAATCTCCGAGCGCGATGGCATCTTCGATGAAGCAAATCACCGTCAAGGATGAGTCAGGAAATGTCGATCATGCAAAGATCATATCGGAGGTACTCAAGAAGTACCCGCATTTGGTGAAGCAgaacaaaaacatcaaactgAAAATCATGCAAAAGATGCCATCCGGCTCTAACCAGGCAGCCGGGAGCGGAGCCCAGGCTGGGAGCAGCAAAGTGGAGATCCGCACCGCAACACCGCTCAAACAGGACATCTCGATGGTACGCAAAGCGACGGCTTCCATTCGTAGCGAGCAGCTACTGAAACCGGGAAGCACCACGGCTAgcggaagtgctgctgctgctgctgctgtggggggtggtagaGGTGGAGGTAATAACAGCAGCAAGAGTGCCACAACAACGGCCACGGCTACTAAGCCAAATCCTCCAAAAACCATTGACGCAAAGACGATGCATGCTTTGATTGCGAAGGGTGCCGAAAACATGACCGGCCCGTGGCTATGCCTACGCTGTGGTATCAACGGTCGCCCAATTAGCATTCCCAGCTACAAGGCTTTCCGCAACCATTTGCTCGTGAAGCACAAGGAGCGCATCGATGCACGGATCTGCGAGCATTGCGGATGGCGGGCCGAAACCCGCAATCCTCATTTGGTGTATCATTGGTTTGTGGAGCATGGAATCAAACCGCCGGTCAAGTTTCCTACTTGCAGCGAGTGCGATCACGTAGCCATGACTAACGGCGCTCTGAAGCAACACGTGGAGGAAACGCATCAGCAAGAGCGACAACACTGCATCTACTGCAACAAGGTGTTCGAAAAGGAGCTGGATCTATATTATCATATGAAGGAGCAGCACCGCGAGCGGGCTCGCAGTGACGGAGTGCTGGATTTTagtgaggatgaggacgagtttcaagaaggaagggaggaatcTCCACCAGCGCATCGTCCAGCAGAGGGCAAGATAAAGATCCTGTCCAACATTACATTGCCCTTGAAAGCAAATACGCTACCGTTTGTCATAGATACGGCTCAGTCGCAAACGGTTTCACAAATTGGCGGAAAAGGATCATCGGAAGCGGAAGCACTGAGCAATGTGGCTTCTGGTATCGCCACAAGCCTGCGACTCGTCGGTGATACTGGTGTCGTAATCGACGATCCCAACTATCAAAACGAGTTCATCGAGGCAGAGCTGGCAAGCGTGCACGGTGAAAATgcggccaccatcagcgctgaaaacaccggcgTCATCACGAAGTTGTTGTCCGAGGACGGGACCGAGATACAGCTGACACCGTCACAGCGAGAGGATATCATTTCACAGTTGCAAATCAACTCTGCTAACG TGGTTATGATGAACGAGGTCAAGTTTGCCGATGGCTCTACGCTACAGATCAATGACGGTATGCAGATTGTCGAAAGTGCGGCCGATAcggatggtgctgttgccggtGGCAACCAAAACATCATGCTCGTCTACAGCGATAGTGCAACGGATGCTGGAACCGAAGATCGCAAGACGAATTCCACGAATCACGAAGAGGATGCGCCCTCTGAGGATGATGAAAACTCGCAAAACTCGGCTGCGCTATCGGAGAAAGCATCCTCATCGATAGATAAGCCGGCGAATGAGGAGAGCAGCGTGGCAcccgaagaggaggaggagagtcAAGAGTCGCGCAAAACGGATGTGAGTGGTAAAGAAGAGGTTGGCGAGGAAGATGATACTGCCGAAGACGTGGATATGCTTCCTGCCGATACCAGCTTCGAGAGCAGCGAACCGGTTAAACCAACGACCAAGGCTGGCACAAGCGATAAcaagaaagtggaaaatcaGAAGCAACATAAAGAAGATGCCGAAGAAGAACGTCACAGATcagataaattaaaattaatatcaGAGCTGGAAGGGGACTGGTCGGAGGACACCGAAGAGCAATCGACGGCGTCAGTTTCCACGGCACCGGCCGCCAAAGCGGAATCGAAACAATCGGCGAGCGATGATTCCACAGAGAATCGTTCCAATAAGAAAGGGGCATCCACCGTAGAAAAGAAATCGGTTTCGGCGGTTGTAGGGACGAGCTCCTCATCCAAGAAACCCAGTACCTCCGAGAAGgataaaaagaaggaagacaaGCCGAGTGTCTCTAACCCAGATAAGAAGCCCGTTGCCAGCGAGAGCCCTGCTGGGAAAGAGATCGATAAGCTACTGGACGAATGGAGCAACGAGCCTGGATCGAAACAGGATGACTCCGACACGGAGACAGAGTTGGGAAAGAAAACGCCCAAAGCTGCTGGTGGATCGATAAAgacagagaaggaaaaaattaaacagGAACATGAAgatcaaaatgaaaatgatgacgACTCGAAGGCGATGGAAACGGATGAAGTGGAAGatgcgccagccagcaaatcTAGCGATGTTGAAAAAGCATCAAAAACATCACCATCGACAGTCGATACGGATGATGCGACAAGTGCGAAGAAATCGGACGCATCCAGCAAAGCGGCAACGGCAAAGAAgttggaaaatgtaaagacagaggatgaagaggaggatcAGGATGAGGAAGATAAGGAGAAGGTGTCCAAGTCGAAGGATGTAAACTCTTTACTGGGCGAATGGGATGAAGACGATGAGCTATAA
- the LOC126571658 gene encoding keratin, type I cytoskeletal 9-like translates to MTNSQNRNARSGANNPDRYFSNHSPQQLSAQQQQQQQQTVAGSAGGSNGAGNGGKRGGNSNANGGRSQRSPSTNYFRSIYSSSAAIPIVQQQQQHQQRQPSSSPTGGRISGGRHTSNSSNSSSNSFNQRSSPSGTGGGVAGGSCPISSSTLYSSSLGGAPVSGSPPNFSRFAGSKCYDAPAPTALPKPPVHWTATSSGATLGGTGPLPTMMAGCGKKVAGSAGNNAANGAASSVKQHHLHYPQSSSSSAFQHGSQQQTRLRTKAMKSCASAAARANNRHAAMFTHNLKTILNVQA, encoded by the coding sequence ATGACAAACTCGCAAAACCGAAATGCCCGTAGCGGTGCGAACAACCCCGACCGCTACTTCAGTAACCACAGCCCGCAACAGTTGAgcgctcaacagcagcagcagcagcagcaaacggtggcaGGCAGTGCAGGAGGTAGCAACGGTGCTGGTAACGGTGGTAAGCGAGGAGGGAACAGCAATGCGAACGGTGGCCGTAGTCAACGGTCACCCAGCACGAACTACTTCCGTAGTATTTATTCGTCGAGCGCCGCTATACCCATagtacaacagcagcagcagcaccagcagcggcagccgtcATCGTCTCCGACTGGTGGCCGAATTTCCGGCGGTCGCCAtaccagcaacagtagcaacagtagctcAAACAGCTTTAATCAACGATCTAGCCCAAGTGGCACCGGGGGTGGAGTAGCGGGAGGATCTTGTCCGATTTCCTCCTCGACCCTGTACTCATCGTCGTTGGGTGGCGCACCTGTATCAGGTTCACCGCCAAACTTTTCGCGCTTTGCCGGAAGCAAGTGCTACGACGCTCCGGCTCCCACCGCCCTACCGAAGCCACCGGTACACTGGACGGCCACATCGAGCGGTGCCACACTCGGTGGCACCGGTCCCTTACCAACGATGATGGCTGGATGTGGCAAAAAGGTGGCAGGATCCGCCGGCAACAACGCCGCTAACGGCGCTGCCAGCTCGGTGAAGCAACATCATCTTCACTATcctcagtcgtcgtcgtcgtccgcgttCCAACATggatcgcagcagcagactcGCCTGCGCACGAAAGCGATGAAATCCTGTGCGTCGGCAGCGGCCAGAGCTAACAACCGCCATGCGGCGATGTTTACGCATAATCTGAAAACGATCCTCAATGTACAAGCCTAA